The DNA sequence ACGTGTCGGCGAGACGGCCAACGCTTATTTCCACCTGCGCCGACCAACATGAAACATGGCACGCACCGGCAACTCACTCGGCAAGCGGCTCGGAACGGGTGCTGTCGGCGGTATCGCATCGTACGTCGCAGGCTATCTCGTCGTCTACCTGCTGACGGCCAGTGACATCCAGAACTCCTTCGTCGGTCGGCTGTTGGACGCCACCACCGAAGGTTCGGCAGCCTGGAAGGTCGTCGGCTGGGTGTTCTACAACGGCCACTTCGTCAACACGAACGTCCCCGGCATCTTCGGCGGTACGTCCTCCGTGAACCTCATCGCCGAGGTCGACGCGTTCTCGGCGATCATCTACGTCGTCCCGCCGGTCATGCTCCTGCTCGCAGGACTCGCGGCGGCGTGGGTCGCCGACGGTGACGGCCCGGTCGAGGGCGCGAAGACCGGCGCGGGCGTCGCGGTCGGCTACGCCGTCCTCGCCGTCGTCGGGACGTTCCTCTTCGCCATCAGCACGGGCGACGCCGCAATCGCCCCGGACACGGTGACCGGCATCCTCCTCGCCGGACTCGTCTATCCGCTCGTCTTCGGCGCGGTCGGTGGCGCGCTCTCGGGCGTCGTCGGCGACAGCGAGAGCGGGGCAGTCACTGCGTAGAAAACTAACTCAGAGGTCGCGGGCGACTAGCTCGCCCCAGTGTTCGAAGCCGTAGCGGTCGTAGAACGCCTGCGCCCGGTCGTTTTCTCTATCCACGTCGAGTACCAGCCGGTCCAGCGGTAGCTCCATGTCGCGAGCGAGTGCCAATGCCGACTCCATCAGGTCGTCGGCGACGCCGGTCCCGCGGTAGTCGGGCGCGACGTAGACCTCGTTAAGCACGGCTGCATCCCAGATGAACGCCATCGAGGCGGGCAGCACGAAGACGTAGCCGACGAGTTGGCCTTCCTCCCCACCGTCGTCCACCGCGACGGTGACACACCGCTCGTCGTCGGCGACACAGTCGTCGACCCACGCGAGCCACTTCGACCGATACTCGTCGGTCAGCTTCGCCTCGTATTTCGCCTGCTTCTCCTCGCCCCCGGTGCCCGCCCCAAGTCCGAGTTCGAAGCCGCGCTTCAGTTGCCAGAGATCCTCGGCATCGGCGGTGGTGTACGGTCGAACGTCCATGCTCGCTGTTCGACGACAGCCAGTTTCAGTGGTTCGACTCCGACGACCAAAAGAGCCAATACCGAGCCGTGAGCCGAGTCGGCCGTGTCCCTCCGACCCGCCCTCTCGGCCCTCCTCGACCTCGTCCTCGCCACCTTCGGCTACTTCATCGTCCTGTTCGGTCCGGCCGCGGTGGTCGCGTCAGTCACGATGCCACCCGCCCCGTCTGCGCAACGGCCCGTCCTCGCCGTCGTCGGCGTCGCCGCACTCGCGGCCGCCGTGTGGCACGTCCGCGCCGGGAAGTCGCTCGCGCCGCTCGGCGAGTTCTTCTTCACGGTGATGGCACTGCAGGTGCTCTCGATGGTTCCCTTGATTCCGGCCTTTTACCTGTTGCGCTGGCAAGGCGTGTCGGTCGAGCTTCCGACAGAGCTCGGTGCTCTGTACGTCCTCGCGGTCTACGGCGTCACGTACGTCCACGTCTACCGTGACGGCTGGGAGCGACTCAAGACGCGCGTCGCCGGGTCGTAGTCGGATCGCTCGCTCAACTACGGTAGAACTCCCAGAGCCGACTTCCCATCACGACCCCGCCCAGTGTGATGAGCATCAGCTGCCAGCCTGCCATTGCCAAGGGGAAGACGCGCTCGACGGGACCCTGCTCCGCGCCGTGCTGGGGGTCGACGCCGGTCGAGTAGTGGAGCGTCTCGGTCGTCGGCCGTGGCTCGGCCGGCGCGAGGTCGACGAACGTCTGGACGAAGCCCCGCTGGTTCGAGAGCAGTGCCCGCCCGTTGACGGTGTAGAAGCTGTCGTGCAACGGGTAGAAGGCGTTGACGCCGTTGGTGAAGAGGTCCGGAAAGATGCCGCCGAAGGTCAGCCCCGCGACCGCGACCCACGCGACGCGCACCCCGTGGTCGCCCCAGCGACGGCGGAGGAACGAGGCGTCGCCACGGAGGCGGCTGTCGTAGCCGACGAGCGCGACGAGCAGGAGCGGCAAGAGGAGCGTGTGAAAGAGCGAGCGGTGCGCACCCCCGAGATAGAGCCCGACGAACGCATCCGAGTCGATGAACGCGGCGGCGAAGAGAACGACGGCGAGTGCCCGTGGGGTGAACTCCTCGCGCAGGAGGGCGACCCCGACCAGCCCGGCGACGGCGACGTGGACGAGGGTGGACGGCATATCTCGCCCTTCGTCCCCGTGGATTTGAACCCTTCCCTCGTTTGGACCATCCGCTCGGACAGTCGAGAACCCGAGACAGTTCGGCGTCTGTCGAACCCCGTTTTCGATGCGCTTTTGCACCGCTGGCGACAGGACTGTGACATGGACCACCACGTCGACACGACGGGAGGGGTACGCGCGTGACCGCGACGCCGCGCGAGGACCTCGCCCAGCGCGTCGCTGGCGAGATTACCCTCAGCGACGACCCCGGCGCGACCCTGCGGAAGTGGCGAACCGATTTCGACGTCTCACAGACCGAGTTGGCGGGACAGTTGGACGTCTCCTCCTCAGTGGTCTCGGACTACGAGAGCGGCCGCCGCGAGAGTCCCGGTATCGGCGTCGTCAGCCGTATCGTCGACGCACTGCTCGACATCGACGAATCCCGTGGCGGCGGCCGCATCCGCCAGTACGCGCGCGTCCTCTCGGCCGGCTTCGAGAGCGACATCGTCCACGACCTCCGGGAGTATCCGACGAGCGTCCCGATGGACCGCCTCTACGACGCGATGGACGCGACAGAACTCGTCGAAGGCGACAACGACTACGTCAGCGGCCACACCGTCATCAACAGCATCCAGGCCATCACGCGCCTGTCGAGCGACGAGTTCTACCGCCTCTACGGCCAGAGCACGAACCGCGCGCTCGTCTTCACCGGCGTCACGCGCGGGGAGTCGCCACTCGTCGCGATGCGCGTCGTCAACCCGACGCCGAACGCGGTCGTCCTGCACGGCGTCACGGAAGACGACCTCTGGGAACACGCGCCGGCACTTGCGACCATCGACGGCTTCTCGCTCGCGGTCTCGACACGCGACCTCGACGATATGCTCGACGACCTGCGGGAACTCCCCTGACAGAATAGTCGCCGCGACCTGTGGGTCGTCGTCTACGCCTCCGACCCAGCACTGCACTTCTCTACGCCGTCTGCGCGACCGTCGTCTTCACCTTCCGATAGCCCTCGTAGACCCCGGCGAGCAGCCCGCCGACGACCGACCCGACCGCGATGACGAGTGCGGAAACGATGGCGAAGCCGACGACGAGGTCCACGAGCGACGTGTTGACCGACCCGGTACCAAGCGGGCTGACCCCGAGCACGACGGCGACTGTGAGGAGCAGGGCTTCGACCGCGAGGACGCGAGCGACGACCGGGTGGCCCCGTGCGGCGCGTCTGAGCGCGTCCCGTCCCGTCTCGAGTAGCCCGTCTTCAGCGGTCTCGGTCACTGTCGTGTCTCGTCCCGTCGAGTAACTCATTGTCACCCGTCCGTTTCGCTGTCAGTCACTAAAGCGGACAGCAGGACTGCACGCCTCGAAGCGTCGCCGACAGCCATCCGGGTGGATGCTGTGCGCTCGGCACGGACGCGTGCCGTTCGAATCCCGAGGTCGGCTTCACGGACTGAAGTCGCCGCGAACGCGGTCGAGTGGCCAGCTCTCACCGGTGTCTTCATTGAGTGAAGCGTGGCCGTCGCCGACGTGCTGGCCGGACTGCCTTTAGGGGTCGCGTGCGTCGGAGGGCGTGTGACCACCGAGTGGGAGGCCGGGACGCTGTTCGAACTTCTCGGCGACGAACTGGCGCGGAAGATACTCGCGTTGACCAGCGTCGAGCGGCTGTCGGCCGACGCCATCAGCGACCGCTGTGACTCCTCGCAGCCGACCGTCTACCGACGGCTCGACGAACTGCAGGACTACGACCTGCTCGAAGAGTACACCGAGTACGACGCCGACGGCAACCACTACCAGACCTACGGCTGTCGACTCGACGAGGTCGCCGTCGGTATCGAGGAGGGGACGTTCACCGTCGACGTCCGGCTCAGACGGGAGCTCGTCGACGACGAGACACTGGACGCGGTCGGCGACGCGGCTCCCACCGGGAAGTCGGTCGAGAAAAACAGTCCGTCGGCGGCAGGTGGCGACGGAGACGCCGGTGGGCGGTGACTGTCCCGGCTGTACGGACCCCCCGATTCGAGCTTAGTACGTCAGGTCGAGGTTGCCGGTCGTCCGCATGTCGTGGTACGCGTAGGCGACCAGGAAGCCCGCGAGCACGGTGAAGAACGGGACGTAGCCGTTGGGCATGTTCTGATTGTAGACGAACGCGTGGCCAGCCAAGGCGAGAGCGGCAACGGAACCGAGCAACAGCTTCCACTCGCCCAGCACGTCTCTGGCAACCGTCGCCATGCTGGCACTGCGGATGCCGTCGAACTCCGAGTCGTTGTCGATATCGGTACTCTCGTCGTCGACCTCGGCGGGAGCGGTATCCAGCGGCATGGTGATTCCACCTACCTCACCGTTGCGCCCGAAGACTGGTAAAAAACCGTGAGAGTTTGCAGCGAGTGAAGTCGGCGAGACGTCGCGGGAAGCGGGCGTCGTCGCGGTACGTGATCGAACCTCGCCGCGTCCAACGTCGCTCGCGCGCGACGAGTCGGAGGAGTGCGGCTTCTCGTTATTGCGCGATTTCTCGGTTATTCGATGTACTCGTAGTTGCGCTCGCCCATGCGGCCCCACCCCGAGAAGACGAACTCGTTTTCGGGGGCGGTGAACTCCTCGACGTCGGTCTCCTTCTCGTGGTCGTGGACGTCGTGGACGAGTTCGTACTCGTCGAAGCCCAGGTCGTAGCGTGCGGCGAGCTGCTCGTCGATGTTGAGCTGTTCGAGCTCCTCTTCCCAGCCCTCGACGACGGTCTCGGCGTGGATCTCCGCCTGCGCGCCGGAGCCGTAGGAGCCGACGAGCAGTCGGTCGCCCGCGAGGTCGCGGTCGGACTCCAGGGCGTTCTTCAGCGCGGCGGTGCGGGCGATGTGGACCGAGCCGGTGTACCAGTTGCCGACCTGTCGCGAGAGCGACAGCGTCGGGTCGATGGTCCGACCGTACCAGTCGCGGTACTTTTCGGTTCCTTTGAGCTCGTCCATGTAGGCGCGGACGGCCTCCTCGTAGTCCTCCCAGCTCTCGAACTCCGCTTCGCGGGGCTGACGGCCGATCTCCTCGGCGAGTTCGTCCTCGACTTCGGTGTCACGGATCATGTGCCGGTAGCCGAGCAGGCCCGCCTTGCGGACCATGCCGGGGAACGGGGTGTGGAACGGGATGTACGCGAAGTCGTCGGGATGGGTCTTGCCCGCGACGCTCTCGAAGTCTTCGAGCGCCTCGCGCATCCGAGCCAGATAGACCTGCATCGAGCGCTTGCCGTCGACCGACGGGAACTGCTGGTTCGGCTTCAGAAAGTCCGTCTCGTCGGCACTGCCGTAGCCCTGTTCGGTCGAGAGTTCGACGACCGAGGGGTCCTCGGAGATGAGCATCGCGACGGCACCGGCACCCTGCGTCGCCTCGCCCGGGTCACCGCGCTCGTAGAGTGCCGTGTCGGTGGCGATGACGAGTGCCGAGCGGCCACGGTGTCGGCCCGCCTTGATCCAGTTGTAGGCGTCGTCGATGGACTGCGTCCCGGCGACGCAGGCGAACTTCCGCTCGCCCTTGTTGGCGTGGTGGAAGTTGTCCTCGAATACCTGTTCGAGACAGCCCGCGATGTACGTCGAGACGGGCTTGGAGTTGTCGAAGGAGGACTCCGTCGCGACGTCGATGCGGCCGATGTCCTGCGGGGACAGCCCCTTGCGGTCCATCAGTCGCTTGGCGGCGTTGGCACCCATCGTGACGATGTCCTCGTAGACGTCGGGGAACGACGAGTTCTCCAGGCCGAGACCCTTTCGGTACTTGTCGGGGTCCTCTCCCTTCTTCTCGGCGAAGGTGTTCGGCAGGTCCAGTTTGAGCTTCCCGGTCCAGATCTCGATGGCGTCGATGCCGACGGCAGTCATGGCTATCTGTTATAATCACGCGCTATTTGGGTTTGTCGATGGGATGTTCGTCAGCTGTCGAACTCTCGGGGCTACGACGAGTCGGGCGACGTCACGGTGTCGTAGACGACGGAGTTCGTGGGATCGTGGACGAGGAGGATGCGGACCTCGGTATCGGGGTCGAAATCGCTGCCCGACGCGTCGTCGCGGGCGGCCGAGACGTCGACCGACCACGTCTCACCGGGGCCGAAACTGTCGGGGGTCGACCCCGACAACGAGCCTTCTGACCAATCGATTCCTGTGTCAGCCCCGTTTGCGCGGACGACCACCCGCAGGTTGGCGGTGTCGACGATGTCGCCGCCGTCGTGCGTCAGCCGGATTTCTTCGGCGGTGACGTGGCTGTCGACGTTCGTCGTGGGGCCGGGGTTCTGGTCGATGCTCCCGAGGTAGTAGACACCGAACGTGGAGATCGCGAGCGTGACGACGCCGACGAGGAGGATGACGCCGATGGTTTCGGATTGGGCGCGGGAGTTCACGGTTACGAGGCTACGAGCCGCTGATAGTAGACGTACAGATTCTTGTTGTCATTCGACTTAGTGTAGACGACGTACAACTGCCCGTTGTTCTGCACAGAGTTCGTCGCTTGCGTGTTGAGCGAAATCGACGTGGTTGCCGTCGAACCCGTGGGAGTGAGCGACTGGCTCTGAAGCACCGTGCCAGACGAATCCACGATTTGGAGTGTCGCCGCCTTGGCTCCATTCTCATAACCGTGTCTCACTTCAAGCTCGTAGGTCGTGGCACTCGTGTCGACACCGTTCGTCGCGACACCGATGCTCATTTCTTTGTTCTGACTGCCACCAGGCTGAAGTTGCGCATACTGATTGTTGTCGGTCTGCATCTGGCTGAACGCACTCATGATTCCCTGTGGATTGTTCGGTGGAATTGCTGCATCGCCTCCGTTTTGGTCATCGAACTGATCGGGGTACAACGTCTGTGGGCTGTTGCTTCCGCCAGTATCACGAACCGTCACCTGGACGGTGTCACTACTGGTTGCACCGTCGTTGTCCTCCACAGTGAGTTCGACAGTCACCGGTGTGTCGCTGCCGACGTTCGCACTCGACGCATCGAACACCGGAGTCGCCGTGTTCGCATCTCTGAGCGAGACGGAAGCACCGTTGTCGTCCGTGATTGTCCAACTGTAACTGCTGATACTGCCGTCAGGGTCCGAACTCCCGGTCCCGTCGAGTTCAACGGTTTGTCCCTCGTCAACGCCCGTGTTCGGGCCAGCATTCGCCGTCGGTCCCGTGTTACCTCCGCCGCCACCGCCGCCACCCGCTGTCACCTCGATGAGGCGACTGTACGTGTCGAACTCTCCACCGCTGTCTTCCACAGTCAGATTGACCGCATAGGTACCAGCACTGCTGTAGGTATGGCTCGGCTGTGCGCCGGTAGCAGTGGTGCCGTCACCGAACTCCCACGAGTACGAGCGGCTGTCCGTGTCGTCGTCGGTAGTACTCGTCGCGTCGAAGCTGATAGTCTCACTCGATGCCGGTGACGACGGACTGTAACTGAAGTCCGCGTTGATCGGTTCGTCAGTGTCCGTCGGTGCGACGAAGTACGTCGCTGCATCATCATTGTCGTACAGGACGGTGAAGACGAAGAAGTCGCCCTCTTGGACGTCGTACTCGCCGTTGCGGTTTTGGTCGGTGAAGAACCGAAGCGAGAGCGAGTTTTCGTTGTCTCCTTCGACGATTTCGAAGACGTCCTTGAACGCACCTCTAATGTTCAGTGTAGCTTCGCCGTTGTTGAACTCTGCAGTCGTCGGCGGACTGGTTCCGGCTTGTCCCTGGCTGTCCTCGTAGTAGAAGTTGAGTCGAACCTCGTCGATGATGCGGCGCTCGTCGCCCGTGTTCTCCAACGTGACTAAGACTTGGTTCGTATCGGCGATAACAGCTCCTTTCTGTGTGACTGAACCGGGGTCTCCGGGGTTGATGTTGCTGCCACCGTTGCCCCCGCTTCCAGAGTCGTTCGAGTCCTCGACACGTAGAGAGACAGTCACCTTCTCCTCGTCAATCGAGCCGAACCCGACTTCTACTTCCGCTGTTTGCTCGCCGTCGACGTCGTCCGGGGCCGTGTATTCGACGACGACCTGTCCATCGCTGTTCGTCTCGCTAGCACCGGCGAAAGCGACACTGTCGTTACCAGCCTGTGCACTGTTGGTGATCGTCGGTGAGTTCAGTTCGACGCCGCTGAGAGGGTTGTTGAACTGGTCGCGGACTTCGACGACGAACTGTCGGGTCGTCCCCTCTGGAACGACTTGTTCATCGCCACTGACCGTGGTCGCGTAGGCTGGCTCCGGTTCGTCGACGCCGGTCCCGACACCGACCTTCGCGAGGTTGAGGTTGTACTGGTATCCCGGCTCGAAGACGATTTCAACTGCGTTCCCCCCCGTCGGATTCACTTCAGCGACGTACTTGTCCGGGTCGTCGGGCGTGCTCGGGTCGTCGTACTCGTCTGCAAGAAGCGTGTTCTGCCAAACACTCGCATCGAGTGACGTCGGGACGAGGACCGTCACGGGGTCACCGTCGCCTTCGACTGTCACTGTCCGCTGAGAGACGCTTTTCGGCCGAACGTCGACGGCGACAGCACCCAACTGCGACCGTGAGAGTTCACCGTCGATGGCGACGAGGCTGATGGTCCGTCCGTCGACGACTGACTGCTGAGACTGAGCGATGGTCGTCCCGCCGTCGAACTCGTTATAGAGGACGCTCCCTTCGTAGACCGTTGTCGGTGCGTTCTGGTAGACGTTGTAGCTCGGGCTGTATCTGACCGACGTGGTGGTAAACCCCTGTGAAGCACCGTCCCAGTAATCAGACGTCTCGTCGTCGAGTGCCCGGGCGTTCTGTATCTCGACGTCACTGTTGGTGCCGGTCTGCAACG is a window from the Halogranum gelatinilyticum genome containing:
- a CDS encoding GNAT family N-acetyltransferase; this encodes MDVRPYTTADAEDLWQLKRGFELGLGAGTGGEEKQAKYEAKLTDEYRSKWLAWVDDCVADDERCVTVAVDDGGEEGQLVGYVFVLPASMAFIWDAAVLNEVYVAPDYRGTGVADDLMESALALARDMELPLDRLVLDVDRENDRAQAFYDRYGFEHWGELVARDL
- a CDS encoding metal-dependent hydrolase, producing the protein MPSTLVHVAVAGLVGVALLREEFTPRALAVVLFAAAFIDSDAFVGLYLGGAHRSLFHTLLLPLLLVALVGYDSRLRGDASFLRRRWGDHGVRVAWVAVAGLTFGGIFPDLFTNGVNAFYPLHDSFYTVNGRALLSNQRGFVQTFVDLAPAEPRPTTETLHYSTGVDPQHGAEQGPVERVFPLAMAGWQLMLITLGGVVMGSRLWEFYRS
- a CDS encoding helix-turn-helix domain-containing protein is translated as MTATPREDLAQRVAGEITLSDDPGATLRKWRTDFDVSQTELAGQLDVSSSVVSDYESGRRESPGIGVVSRIVDALLDIDESRGGGRIRQYARVLSAGFESDIVHDLREYPTSVPMDRLYDAMDATELVEGDNDYVSGHTVINSIQAITRLSSDEFYRLYGQSTNRALVFTGVTRGESPLVAMRVVNPTPNAVVLHGVTEDDLWEHAPALATIDGFSLAVSTRDLDDMLDDLRELP
- a CDS encoding winged helix-turn-helix domain-containing protein; translated protein: MTTEWEAGTLFELLGDELARKILALTSVERLSADAISDRCDSSQPTVYRRLDELQDYDLLEEYTEYDADGNHYQTYGCRLDEVAVGIEEGTFTVDVRLRRELVDDETLDAVGDAAPTGKSVEKNSPSAAGGDGDAGGR
- the hmgB gene encoding hydroxymethylglutaryl-CoA synthase, with the protein product MTAVGIDAIEIWTGKLKLDLPNTFAEKKGEDPDKYRKGLGLENSSFPDVYEDIVTMGANAAKRLMDRKGLSPQDIGRIDVATESSFDNSKPVSTYIAGCLEQVFEDNFHHANKGERKFACVAGTQSIDDAYNWIKAGRHRGRSALVIATDTALYERGDPGEATQGAGAVAMLISEDPSVVELSTEQGYGSADETDFLKPNQQFPSVDGKRSMQVYLARMREALEDFESVAGKTHPDDFAYIPFHTPFPGMVRKAGLLGYRHMIRDTEVEDELAEEIGRQPREAEFESWEDYEEAVRAYMDELKGTEKYRDWYGRTIDPTLSLSRQVGNWYTGSVHIARTAALKNALESDRDLAGDRLLVGSYGSGAQAEIHAETVVEGWEEELEQLNIDEQLAARYDLGFDEYELVHDVHDHEKETDVEEFTAPENEFVFSGWGRMGERNYEYIE
- a CDS encoding type IV pilin N-terminal domain-containing protein, with amino-acid sequence MNSRAQSETIGVILLVGVVTLAISTFGVYYLGSIDQNPGPTTNVDSHVTAEEIRLTHDGGDIVDTANLRVVVRANGADTGIDWSEGSLSGSTPDSFGPGETWSVDVSAARDDASGSDFDPDTEVRILLVHDPTNSVVYDTVTSPDSS
- a CDS encoding PKD domain-containing protein, with translation MRLRGDDRAVTVQVGAVLLLGILVISLSIFQTTVVPNENEQVEFQHNQVVQEDMQSFRSAVTRAGGVGLTQSVAVRLGTQYPERALFINPPPPTGTLQTGTNSDVEIQNARALDDETSDYWDGASQGFTTTSVRYSPSYNVYQNAPTTVYEGSVLYNEFDGGTTIAQSQQSVVDGRTISLVAIDGELSRSQLGAVAVDVRPKSVSQRTVTVEGDGDPVTVLVPTSLDASVWQNTLLADEYDDPSTPDDPDKYVAEVNPTGGNAVEIVFEPGYQYNLNLAKVGVGTGVDEPEPAYATTVSGDEQVVPEGTTRQFVVEVRDQFNNPLSGVELNSPTITNSAQAGNDSVAFAGASETNSDGQVVVEYTAPDDVDGEQTAEVEVGFGSIDEEKVTVSLRVEDSNDSGSGGNGGSNINPGDPGSVTQKGAVIADTNQVLVTLENTGDERRIIDEVRLNFYYEDSQGQAGTSPPTTAEFNNGEATLNIRGAFKDVFEIVEGDNENSLSLRFFTDQNRNGEYDVQEGDFFVFTVLYDNDDAATYFVAPTDTDEPINADFSYSPSSPASSETISFDATSTTDDDTDSRSYSWEFGDGTTATGAQPSHTYSSAGTYAVNLTVEDSGGEFDTYSRLIEVTAGGGGGGGGNTGPTANAGPNTGVDEGQTVELDGTGSSDPDGSISSYSWTITDDNGASVSLRDANTATPVFDASSANVGSDTPVTVELTVEDNDGATSSDTVQVTVRDTGGSNSPQTLYPDQFDDQNGGDAAIPPNNPQGIMSAFSQMQTDNNQYAQLQPGGSQNKEMSIGVATNGVDTSATTYELEVRHGYENGAKAATLQIVDSSGTVLQSQSLTPTGSTATTSISLNTQATNSVQNNGQLYVVYTKSNDNKNLYVYYQRLVAS